A single region of the Vanacampus margaritifer isolate UIUO_Vmar chromosome 13, RoL_Vmar_1.0, whole genome shotgun sequence genome encodes:
- the plin3 gene encoding mannose-6-phosphate receptor binding protein 1 encodes MADNEKTNEVGATANGEPQNVVSRVSNLPLVSSACGAVCNAYASTKDSVPILKGVMDVAESGVRTLGTAAATGSKPLLNIIEPQLATVNEYAMKGLDKMEEKLPILQRPAEKVVSDTLGMVCQSVTGAKDAVVGAKDTVVGVVMGGVEKTRAAVSGGISTVMGTSMGQMVSNSMGLALTRSEDWVEQNLPLTERELAAVAEPATEQGSVSSASPSYFVRLGNLSAKVQERALQQSLLRARRARDATHATVAQMTSTMDLLETARTSMASGSNQIGGAIEQLQQRWTEWSQRQPGGGQAEADGSQNEAERLEWRALAMVRGLSEQVRSASSNVVSSAQGLPGAVQEQLTRARRSADELQASLLDTSTLTPVLLERSRHHLTQVQQSLDGVTEYLLNNTPLNWLVGPFAPMITERLAGETQTAESLQQMSNDS; translated from the exons ATGGCAGACAACGAGAAGACTAATGAGGTTGGAGCTACAGCTAACGGGGAGCCGCAG AATGTTGTTTCTCGAGTAAGCAACTTGCCACTGGTGAGTTCTGCTTGCGGCGCGGTCTGCAATGCTTACGCGAGCACCAAAGACAGCGTGCCCATACTGAAGGGAGTGATGGATGTGGCCGAAAGTGGCGTCCGAACCCTTGGAACGGCTGCCGCCACGGGATCCAAGCCTCTTTTGAACATTATCGAGCCACAAC TGGCGACAGTGAATGAATACGCCATGAAAGGGCTGGATAAGATGGAGGAGAAGCTGCCTATTCTTCAGCGGCCAGCAGAAAAG GTGGTGTCCGACACACTGGGAATGGTGTGCCAGTCGGTGACAGGTGCCAAGGACGCCGTGGTCGGCGCCAAAGACACCGTGGTCGGGGTCGTGATGGGCGGCGTGGAGAAGACCCGAGCGGCTGTCAGCGGAGGCATCAGCACGGTGATGGGCACCAGCATGGGCCAGATGGTCAGCAACAGCATGGGCCTGGCCCTCACCCGCTCCGAGGACTGGGTGGAGCAGAACCTGCCGCTCACAGAGAGGGAGCTGG CTGCCGTGGCTGAGCCTGCCACTGAGCAGGGGAGCGTCTCATCAGCCAGTCCCAGCTACTTTGTCCGTCTGGGCAACCTGTCTGCCAAAGTGCAGGAGCGAGCCCTCCAGCAATCCCTGCTGCGCGCGCGACGAGCCAGAGATGCCACACACGCCACGGTGGCCCAGATGACCAGCACTATGGACCTGCTGGAGACCGCCCGCACCAGtatggcttcgggcagtaacCAAATAGGGGGCGCTATAGAGCAGTTGCAGCAGCGCTGGACTGAGTGGAGCCAGAGGCAACCTGGAGGGGGGCAAGCTGAAGCTGATGGCAGCCAGAATGAGGCGGAG CGGTTGGAGTGGCGCGCGCTCGCCATGGTACGAGGCCTGAGCGAGCAGGTGCGCTCGGCGAGCTCCAACGTGGTGTCGAGCGCTCAGGGTCTGCCAGGGGCCGTGCAAGAGCAGCTGACCCGAGCGAGACGCTCGGCCGACGAGCTGCAAGCCTCCCTATTGGACACCAGCACCCTCACGCCCGTCCTGCTGGAGCGGAGCCGTCACCACTTGACCCAA GTTCAACAGTCTCTGGATGGTGTCACGGAGTACTTGCTCAACAACACACCGCTCAACTGGCTGGTGGGACCCTTCGCGCCCATGATCACGGAGAGGTTGGCGGGAGAGACGCAAACGGCCGAGTCACTCCAGCAAATGTCGAATGATTCTTAg
- the LOC144063107 gene encoding uncharacterized protein LOC144063107, translating into MRKVRLLRTLVKQRLNVAVEEIFELFERTIAEFEEELRCGKEENERGQGKLLDAMPRGPSHEADVWQVLAENREEEEEVPSEQQEEPAELSHIKEEEDQVCRSRHGEQLQGMEEEADVNTVPRTSVFVKREDDKEDMWNNQDGERLQQAEEADVITFTLTGVHVKSEEDEGQSSRLHHNPNEKFSQHTATEAVGESCDEPHSQADSFASLSDTDMMPHSSDIDQIDDPREPLETNEQSKGMTSKGAEIARRYRERRDADPDRRKKYLEKERDKWKKQRETGKKKSVHELSEIEKWALRKKWREAKSQARARNRTSALLQSETPSNSLAAVEFPENHPAPGSIIGSLADEI; encoded by the exons atgcgtAAAGTTCGACTTCTGAGAACGTTGGTGAAGCAGCGGCTAAACGTGGCCGTCGAAGAGATATTTGAACTGTTTGAGAGGACGATAGCAGAGTTTGAGGAGGAACTTCGTTGTGGCAAAGAGGAGAATGAGCGAGGACAAGGCAAACTGCTGGACGCGATGCCCCGCGGTCCATCACACGAAGcag ATGTGTGGCAGGTGTTGGCGGAGAaccgagaagaagaagaagaggttcCCTCTGAGCAGCAGGAGGAGCCAGCAGAACTCTCccacattaaagaggaagaggatcAGGTGTGCAGAAGCCGGCATGGGGAGCAGCTTCAGGGGATGGAGGAGGAGGCCGATGTCAATACTGTGCCACGGACCAGCGTTTTTGTGAAGCGTGAAGATGACAAAG AGGACATGTGGAACAATCAGGACGGGGAGCGACTTCAACAGGCGGAAGAGGCCGATGTGATCACGTTCACACTGACTGGCGTCCATGTGAAGAGTGAAGAGGATGAAGGTCAGTCTTCACGGCTTCATCACAATCCAAATGAGAAATTCAGTCAACACACGGCAACGGAAGCTGTTGGAGAAAGCTGCGACGAGCCCCACTCGCAAGCAGACAGCTTTGCTTCACTGTCAGACACGGACATGATGCCGCACTCGTCCGACATCGATCAGATCGACGACCCCAGAGAACCTTTGGAGACTAATGAGCAGTCGAAAG GAATGACATCAAAAGGAGCTGAGATAGCAAGGAGATATCGGGAACGTCGAGATGCCGACCCGGACCGAAGAAAAAAGTATCTCGAGAAAGAACGGgacaaatggaaaaaacaaagaGAGACTGGGAAGAAGAAGAGCGTCCATGAGCTCAGTGAGATAGAAAAGTGGGCCTTAAGAAAGAAATGGAGAGAGGCCAAAAGTCAAGCCAGGGCTAGAAACAGGACCAGTGCTTTGCTACAATCGGAAACGCCATCCAATTCGCTTGCAGCTGTGGAGTTTCCTGAAAATCATCCTGCGCCAGGTTCGATTATTGGAAGTTTAGCTGATGAGATTTGA
- the LOC144062109 gene encoding AN1-type zinc finger protein 5, with protein MAQETNQTQVPMLCTLGCGFYGNPRTNGMCSVCYKEHLQRQQGGGRSSPPGEKAATSPLGMPGPADMVPESTAPAPVTEAAGRTSPNEGTCSVSPGSASPVTQQMTAMSISQDSGAVNSDRAEADDAEEEELSSTSEPAGEAAQTSDGEQTPDKNKKKNRCFSCRKKVGLTGFDCRCGNLFCAIHRYSDKHDCPYDYRSAAAARIRKENPIVVAEKIQKL; from the exons ATGGCTCAGGAGACCAATCAGACCCAGGTGCCAATGCTTTGCACGTTGGGATGCGGTTTCTACGGTAACCCCCGCACCAACGGCATGTGCTCGGTCTGCTACAAGGAACACCTACAGAGACAACAGGGAGGGGGGAGATCAAGTCCCCCGGGGGAGAAAG CTGCAACGTCGCCGTTGGGGATGCCGGGGCCCGCCGATATGGTTCCAGAGAGCACAGCCCCCGCGCCCGTCACAGAGGCGGCAGGGCGGACTTCGCCCAACGAAGGAACATGCAG TGTCAGTCCCGGCTCTGCCAGTCCAGTAACTCAGCAGATGACGGCCATGAGCATCTCCCAGGACTCGGGAGCCGTCAACTCGGATCGAGCGGAGGCTGATGATGCCGAAGAAGAGGAATTGTCCAGCACCTCGG AGCCAGCGGGAGAAGCTGCACAGACCTCTGATGGCGAGCAGACTcctgacaaaaacaagaaaaagaaccGCTGCTTTTCTTGCCGGAAGAAAGTTGGCCTCACTG GTTTCGACTGCCGCTGCGGCAACCTGTTCTGTGCCATCCACCGTTACTCCGACAAACATGACTGTCCCTACGATTACcggagcgccgccgccgcccgcatACGCAAGGAGAACCCCATCGTGGTGGCGGAGAAAATCCAGAAGTTATGA
- the LOC144063108 gene encoding uncharacterized protein LOC144063108, with product MCKVTILRELMKRRLNLAVEEIYQLFERTIMEYEEELSRTKEEKERQGQLLGAVLKSNGGIQQADMQQVLISQEEEPVTGQPFIKKEEDDVWNSQDVEQPQWPEVAAVEEDEEVDNAFTNEAHNEQRCSDPESTFAPLSDVEDDCDYGREESFSCPFCHKLFSSKGNMKRHMKSHQQAHKTFTCSVCAESFPTRGLLRSHQRRHVANNSDSQKFECSECGQAFTKLARLNRHMAKHTGEKPFACSFCGKKFTWHYALKRHMRSHSSREHFSCPVCAKGFTTKWYIAVHMRTHTGEKPFQCNVCQKQFHFKNGFKKHTCVVDNQNAGNEDEGRLAN from the exons ATGTGTAAAGTCACCATATTGAGAGAATTAATGAAGCGGCGACTAAACCTCGCCGTGGAGGAAATTTACCAACTTTTTGAAAGAACCATCATGGAGTACGAGGAGGAACTTAGTCGAACAAAGGAGGAGAAAGAGCGACAAGGCCAACTGCTGGGCGCCGTTTTAAAGTCTAATGGTGGCATACAGCAGGCAG ATATGCAGCAGGTCTTGATAAGTCAAGAAGAGGAGCCGGTGACAGGGCAACCCTTCAtcaaaaaggaagaagatgaCGTGTGGAACAGTCAGGATGTGGAACAGCCTCAATGGCCAGAGGTGGCGGCggtggaggaggacgaggaggttGATAACGCGTTCACCAACGAAGCTCACAATGAGCAAAGATGCTCGGATCCCGAAAGCACCTTCGCCCCACTATCAGACGTAGAAGATGACTGTGATTACGGAAGAGAGGAGTCTTTCTCTTGCCCGTTTTGTCATAAATTATTCTCCTCCAAAGGAAATATGAAGAGACACATGAAATCACACCAACAAGCACACAAAACTTTTACCTGCTCCGTTTGTGCGGAAAGCTTCCCAACGAGAGGGCTGCTCCGATCACACCAAAGACGACACGTCGCCAACAACTCCGACAGCCAGAAGTTTGAGTGCTCTGAATGCGGGCAAGCCTTTACAAAGCTCGCCCGTTTAAACCGACACATGGCAAAGCACacgggagagaaaccttttgcatgCTCCTTCTGCGGTAAAAAATTCACTTGGCATTACGCTTTGAAAAGGCACATGAGGTCACACTCGAGCAGGGAACACTTCTCGTGTCCGGTGTGCGCCAAAGGCTTCACCACGAAATGGTACATCGCAGTGCACATGAGAACGCACACCGGCGAGAAACCCTTCCAGTGCAACGTGTGTCAgaaacaatttcattttaagaatGGCTTTAAGAAGCACACTTGCGTCGTGGACAACCAAAATGCAGGAAATGAAGACGAAGGACGGCTGGCAAACTGA
- the LOC144062625 gene encoding uncharacterized protein LOC144062625 gives MYKVPNQRTLMKQLLSATVGQILELFERTIVEYEEELCRTKEENERRQRELLHAVPTPHVRLPGADVQKVLVRYREEEEPAEPIRIKKEDGVWSSEIGEKALKEVADVNMLPLTGVKREDGEAQFSELHHPQSQHGERCEESQADVAPLSDMDEMICLKQPLHFRKEDEDVASCQHADELQRLRHSQSEEPLSQRVMTGAGGEQTNDTSSHSYENRKTNMTHHIDDKQFDCSQCDKTFTTKQGLTMHKVTHSEEKPFVCTVCDKRFSFKFVMVKHMKRHTGVKPFQCLVCARNFFEKSDMIRHMRLHAVEKPSTCPVCAETFVLNADLKQHMRRHGVAKPFACSVCAKQFIKNVELKRHMRTHAVEKSFSCLFCVNRFESLHSLMFHMRAHTKNEENPLASCRSRQSLTKEADGNAPDTQPDGIFAPLSDSDMMSSDTDHTKEPLKNEKKSKGDMTRNDGKTFSCSLCAEKFSNDASLRRHMKTHTDKKSFTCPFCAQVLCSRLYFIKHVRRHAEDKPSTSSSSSQHITEADGKSYSNSECSKPLGKGNLKNSGQKPFVCSDCDKSFSHKRSLRRHKWEKHFSC, from the exons ATGTACAAAGTCCCAAATCAGCGAACGTTGATGAAGCAGCTACTAAGCGCAACCGTCGGACAGATACTCGAACTGTTTGAGAGGACGATCGTAGAGTACGAGGAGGAACTCTGTCGAACCAAAGAGGAGAACGAACGACGACAACGTGAGCTGCTGCACGCGGTTCCCACGCCCCATGTTCGATTGCCCGGAGCAG ATGTGCAGAAGGTCCTAGTGCGGTATCGAGAAGAAGAGGAACCAGCAGAACCAATCCGTATTAAAAAGGAAGATGGTGTGTGGAGCAGTGAGATTGGGGAGAAAGCATTGAAGGAGGTGGCTGATGTCAACATGTTGCCATTGACTGGTGTGAAGCGTGAAGACGGCGAAGCTCAGTTTTCAGAGCTTCATCACCCGCAAAGTCAACACGGGGAACGCTGTGAGGAATCACAAGCAGACGTTGCTCCTCTATCAGATATGGATGAAATGATCTGTCTGAAGCAGCCTCTCCACTTCAGAAAGGAAGACGAGGACGTGGCGAGCTGTCAGCACGCAGACGAGCTTCAAAGGCTTCGTCACAGTCAAAGTGAGGAGCCGTTAAGTCAACGTGTGATGACAGGAGCTGGCGGAGAACAGACAAACGACACATCGTCACACTCTTATGAAAACCGGAAGACTAATATGACCCATCACATAGACGACAAGCAATTTGACTGCTCTCAGTGTGACAAAACATTTACCACCAAACAAGGTTTGACGATGCACAAAGTGACTCACTCTGAAGAGAAACCCTTTGTTTGCACAGTTTGCGACAAAAGATTCTCCTTCAAATTTGTTATGGTTAAACACATGAAAAGACACACGGGGGTGAAACCTTTTCAATGCCTCGTGTGCGCTagaaatttttttgaaaaatctgacaTGATAAGGCACATGAGATTGCACGCTGTAGAAAAACCTTCCACCTGCCCCGTGTGCGCCGAAACATTCGTCTTAAATGCGGACTTGAAACAGCACATGAGAAGGCACGGTGTGGCCAAACCCTTTGCCTGCTCAGTGTGTGCTAAACAATTCATCAAAAATGTTGAGCTGAAGAGACACATGAGAACACACGCCGTTGAGAAGTCTTTCTCCTGCTTGTTTTGTGTGAACCGATTTGAGAGCCTACATAGCCTCATGTTCCACATGAGAGCTCACACCAAGAACGAGGAGAATCCTTTGGCCTCCTGCAGATCTCGTCAAAGCTTGACAAAAGAAGCTGATGGGAACGCTCCAGACACGCAGCCAGACGGCATATTTGCTCCACTATCAGATTCTGACATGATGTCATCCGACACCGACCACACCAAAGAACCCCTGAAGAATGAGAAGAAGTCGAAAGGTGATATGACACGTAATGATGGCAAAACTTTCAGCTGTTCTTTATGTGCGGAAAAGTTCTCCAACGATGCAAGTTTACGCAGacacatgaaaacacacacggATAAGAAAAGTTTTACATGCCCGTTTTGTGCTCAAGTTTTATGTAGCAGATTATATTTTATCAAACATGTGAGAAGACACGCTGAGGACAAGCCATCTACCTCCAGCTCCTCAAGTCAACACATAACAGAAGCTGACGGAAAATCTTATAGCAACTCTGAATGCAGCAAACCGCTTGGAAAAGGAAATTTGAAAAACTCGGGACAGAAACCGTTTGTTTGCTCAGATTGTGATAAAAGTTTCTCCCACAAGCGTAGTTTGAGAAGACATAAATGGGAGAAACACTTTTCTTGTTGA